One genomic segment of Pristiophorus japonicus isolate sPriJap1 chromosome 8, sPriJap1.hap1, whole genome shotgun sequence includes these proteins:
- the LOC139269024 gene encoding P-selectin glycoprotein ligand 1-like produces MQLMWCSLPAFLAVVAGMVVMGQTISETVQKSDSMEPTYVGVTYHLGEYSESSTESSATLPPLYPTSTPLAHAAGSPVQLTSTTGTPLTTGYLSDTSQDFTASQQASIHLMELSTSPALEAETDASQHTSATNGPEHWATNESGIGTGTPEVTSAVTTIGTGTPEVTSALTTIGTGTPEVTSALTTIGTGTPEVTSALTTIGTGTPEVTSALTTIGTGTPEVTSALTTIGTGTPEVTSALTTIGTGTPEVTSALTTIGTGTPEVTSASTTNGTGTFEVMWTSTAVTNTSAIGGYVHPDVKVQTQSPPTSKITSTKKQTKGFDPVTSAAPTMTATTQGNGSVPLKPTISFVSKIAKATTKGYNQLLTTQAATRKIGLVTQCLITIAILAGVCTIFVICTIVLCIKISSQKQNYRVSQSNGTELICISALLPEEERKLRKKMKPKRLRDFKEISAGQTSDSDDDDLTLHSFVTEH; encoded by the coding sequence ATGCAACTGATGTGGTGCAGCCTTCCTGCGTTTCTGGCTGTTGTAGCTGGTATGGTTGTGATGGGGCAGACCATAAGTGAAACAGTGCAGAAATCTGATTCGATGGAACCAACTTACGTTGGAGTGACCTACCACCTGGGCGAGTACTCTGAAAGCAGCACTGAGAGTTCAGCCACTCTCCCACCTCTCTATCCAACAAGCACACCCCTTGCCCATGCAGCTGGAAGCCCCGTCCAACTTACCTCCACAACTGGCACTCCGCTGACAACAGGGTATCTGTCTGACACAAGTCAAGACTTCACTGCTTCTCAACAAGCCAGTATTCACTTGATGGAATTGTCCACCTCTCCTGCTCTTGAAGCAGAAACCGATGCCAGCCAGCACACTTCTGCCACTAATGGACCTGAGCATTGGGCAACCAATGAGTCTGGAATTGGAACAGGCACACCTGAAGTCACATCGGCCGTGACCACAATTGGAACAGGAACACCTGAAGTCACATCGGCCTTGACCACAATTGGAACAGGCACACCTGAAGTTACATCGGCCTTGACCACAATTGGAACAGGCACACCTGAAGTCACATCGGCCTTGACCACAATTGGAACAGGCACACCTGAAGTTACATCGGCCTTGACCACAATTGGAACAGGCACACCTGAAGTTACATCGGCCTTGACCACAATTGGAACAGGCACACCTGAAGTCACATCGGCCTTGACCACAATTGGAACAGGCACACCTGAAGTTACATCGGCCTTGACCACAATTGGAACAGGCACACCTGAAGTCACATCGGCCTCGACTACAAACGGAACAGGCACGTTTGAAGTCATGTGGACCTCGACTGCGGTTACCAATACTTCAGCGATTGGTGGATATGTCCATCCAGATGTAAAGGTGCAAACCCAATCTCCTCCAACCAGCAAAATAACTTCTACAAAGAAGCAAACTAAAGGCTtcgatccagtgacctctgctgccccAACTATGACGGCTACAACACAAGGAAATGGATCGGTCCCCTTGAAGCCAACCATTTCCTTTGTCAGCAAAATCGCCAAAGCAACCACCAAAGGTTACAATCAGCTTTTAACGACTCAGGCTGCAACCAGGAAAATTGGCCTAGTTACTCAGTGTCTCATAACCATTGCCATTCTGGCAGGGGTCTGCACCATCTTTGTGATATGCACCATAGTCCTTTGCATCAAGATCTCTAGCCAGAAACAGAACTACAGGGTCAGCCAGTCAAACGGCACTGAGCTGATCTGCATTTCTGCTCTGCTGCCCGAGGAAGAAAGAAAGTTGAGGAAAAAAATGAAGCCAAAACGGTTAAGGGATTTCAAAGAGATCTCCGCTGGGCAAACCAGTGACAGCGATGATGACGACCTTACCCTTCACAGCTTTGTGACCGAACACTAG